One genomic region from Jiangella sp. DSM 45060 encodes:
- a CDS encoding dipeptidase → MMTMPNDEALVVDLHNDLILLVDHFDHRGRPEHFAEFWLPELRSGGVNVQVLPVFIEAQYQSEGALRRTLLLIERIHALAEQHPEVAICLTGADVDAAVAAGRIAFVIGLEGAHALGQDPELIGTMYRVGARVVSLAHLGRTHLADGSGFDDSSRGGLTPQGFEVLAEMERLGIVFDISHLGMAGVDDVLERATRPLLATHSGCRAITDMHRNLSDDQIKGIAGVGGVIGVAAAIAPFIDPARPTAARVVDHIEHIASVASIDAVGLGPDFIDDYYAEVYGGRMEIMGVDEVEFVDAEVRRPSDLPKLTAEMVARGFSRDDIAKVLGGNAMRVLDEVMGVGTSD, encoded by the coding sequence ATGATGACGATGCCGAACGACGAGGCCCTGGTCGTCGACCTGCACAACGACCTGATCCTGCTGGTCGACCACTTCGACCACCGCGGCCGGCCGGAGCACTTCGCCGAGTTCTGGCTGCCCGAGCTGCGGTCGGGCGGCGTGAACGTCCAGGTGCTGCCCGTGTTCATCGAGGCGCAGTACCAGTCCGAGGGCGCCCTGCGGCGGACGCTGCTGCTCATCGAGCGGATCCACGCGCTGGCGGAGCAGCACCCGGAGGTGGCGATCTGCCTGACCGGTGCGGACGTCGACGCGGCCGTGGCCGCCGGCCGCATCGCGTTCGTCATCGGCCTGGAGGGCGCGCACGCCCTGGGCCAGGACCCGGAGCTGATCGGGACGATGTACCGCGTCGGCGCCCGGGTGGTGTCCCTCGCCCACCTGGGCCGGACGCACCTCGCCGACGGCAGCGGGTTCGACGACAGCTCGCGCGGCGGGCTGACCCCGCAGGGGTTCGAGGTGCTCGCCGAGATGGAGCGGCTCGGGATCGTCTTCGACATCAGCCACCTCGGCATGGCCGGCGTCGACGACGTGCTGGAGCGGGCGACCCGCCCGCTGCTCGCGACCCACTCGGGCTGCCGCGCCATCACCGACATGCACCGCAACCTCAGCGACGACCAGATCAAGGGCATCGCCGGCGTCGGCGGCGTCATCGGGGTCGCGGCGGCGATCGCGCCGTTCATCGACCCGGCCCGGCCGACCGCCGCGCGCGTCGTCGACCACATCGAGCACATCGCGTCGGTCGCCTCGATCGACGCGGTGGGGCTGGGGCCGGACTTCATCGACGACTACTACGCGGAGGTCTACGGCGGCCGCATGGAGATCATGGGCGTGGACGAGGTCGAGTTCGTGGACGCCGAGGTCCGGCGGCCGTCGGACCTCCCGAAGCTCACCGCCGAGATGGTCGCCCGCGGCTTCTCCCGGGACGACATCGCCAAGGTGCTGGGCGGCAACGCCATGCGCGTCCTCGACGAGGTGATGGGCGTCGGCACGAGCGACTGA